TACTTTAGCCCACCCACTACAACCTAATACCGTTTGAGTGGCTCCCGAATCCAACAACGCAGAGAACTTAATTCCGTGTATCGATACGTCTAAATAGGGTCGCGGATCCCCCGTCTGCTTTGCGAAAAGCGCTTCAATCTTGGCCTTTTTAAATTCGGTACGAATAAGGTTAAGCCACTCCTGCCATGAATTATCCGCCGTTGCTCCCGTTACTGCTGAGATCGTGGTCCGGCTTTTCCACGATCCCCGTCCGCGTTTCCCGAACTGCAAGAGCACTGACTTTTTACCACATCTTTCTTCCCACATCGATAGCAAAACCTTTGTCTTCGCGGCTTTTTACATCCGGAAAAGTAGTGTCCCCGCTCGTTACAGTTCCAACAGACACTCTCGATCGGCTCAAGTTTAATGTCTGGCTCCGAAGTTCCGGGACCTGCAAGGTCTGGCTCTAATAAATTTACCTGATTTATTGCCGGACGAGTGACAGAAGCATATTGCTTAGAAACTTCCAGCTTTTTGCAAAGTTCTAAGAGGTGCTGGACGCTCGTTACATCGCTCAGCCCGAGACCGCGGATATAATATGGGGAAATATTCCGACGCAATACTTTTAGTTTCTCTTCCTCGGTAGGTTTTGTGGGGAGACGATTAAATAAATTCACCATGCAAGCGAAATAGTTGCCCACGCGTTCAGACGAGCTTTGAACCCGTGATCGGATCTCGCCCCATAAATCCGTTTCGTAATCGAAGGGCAAAAACTCCGCCCGCAACCGTTGCACAAAATCCGTCCATGTCGAAATTTCCGCCCGAACCGACCGGTACCAAATGAGGGCGCTACCTCCCAACAAATCTATAATTGAGTCGGTCAGTTGGGCCTCGGTACAGGAGCGTGCCACTCGGTACTCCTCCACCCGTTCAATAAACGCATTCACGCTTAGTCCGTCCTTCTCTCCGGTAAAAGTGATGCCCCATTTATAAACCGGTACTGGTGGTTGTGGATGACTACGAACCTGAACCGGCAAACCCTGGGCGCCCTCCACTATTGGGGATGGCAAACTTCCCATCGCTACAGAAGGGTCGGCACTCGAGAGTTTTAAGTTCAGGGACATGTCTATGTCATCCAATTCCTGAAGGATGTTGGCGATAGCGTTTTCGACAGCTTCGTCAGGTGTTTCCGAGCTAAGAGACTGCTGCACCCGAATTACCCGACCGTACAGATGGCGTAACTTGCTTTCAAAAACTCGGTggtcattactatttttttgcaagcGCGCTACGGCTTCCAACGAATGCTTTAATTCAACCACTTTCGTGTTGACAATTCTTAATTCATCCACCCTATCTAACTTTACGCTACTATCTAAGACGAGTTCCCCGAATGACTCGGTACGCAGCAGCTCAGACAATTTCCTCCGCAACGAGCTCAATGTTTCTGCCCTAACATCGGAAAAACCCCTTACTAATAGCTCATATCTTAATTCATCACGACCTAACCGATGTGGATCCATCTTTTAACAGTAATAACGACCAGAACGGCCAACCCGAATATTTCTAACTCAACGACAAATTCCCACACAATTCAGAAAACGTGGCCCCACGTTGGGCGCCAAAATATGTTACCTAAGTAACACAAGTTGGTGCCAGCCGGCTCTGGGTGTTGGGCGTGGGTGATCACAAAGAACTATAAACCGAAGTTATTGGGCGCCACTAGTTGTATAACCCCAACTAGAGggggaaaaaaaagaaaggaaagAAAAAGGGGTTtccccgaaattaaattttaatggattaaaatattatataacaaagatttaaaaaatgtaggaaattaaaaattattaaagaaataaaaaatactattctATCTACGCTGGACAAGTAGACAGGAGAAAAGTGATTCTCTTATACCGATCACGTGCTCGGAATATTGTTCTTTGTCGGCCGCAAACTCATAGATCTATGTTTTGTGACTGATATCGATAAgcgcaaaattaataaccgaaTCTACCAACCGATATGTCCAGAGACGATTTACAACGaaattatatatattaaattacaaaatgagaTCAGCAATATTACCTTTGATCGTGAGGcgatcaaacaaaaaaaattggaagaaagaGAACACACGAGACAGCAAAAAGGCTCGAGGTTAGGGGGGTTCCGGCGCATCCGTAATTAACAAAGGCTTGCCTGACCGTCTTTTCGATGAGGGGCTCCCTCAGAGGTAGCTGTTGACCTCGCAGATGGCGGGTTTGGTGATAACGGCGAAGGACCACGTCCGGAACGAGAGATGATGGGATGTTAGGTCCCCTCGAAGGTTTTACTCCCCCCAATTTGAagcctttaaatcgaaatacacactgaaccaagaaaacaaagaaaaggGCTCATCAGAATCAATTCGGTACCTTTGATGTTGGGCGGCTTCCTCGTGTTAGCAAAAGAATTTTGTCCTGCGAATCCGACTATTCGGCTACGGCGATGGTGCGAGCATTTACCACGAAAATCTTAGTGAAGCTGCACTCACAACGAATCACTCCATACGATACTTAAATTTTCACACTCGATGACCGCAAATCTCCACAATAATGTGAGATGATCTAAAATCTGATCACTCGAGATGACTCCCACAACGGAGCTAGGACAAAAGTGCTAGAACGATTTCCGTTCGGAGTTTTAAAGAACGAGactcagaaaaaaagtgaaacggaaacgaaaatttaaaatttacgcgcTAAACAGAAGATAAGAGGAAAACTAGGGAGTTTAGAAAGGTAACTAAGATTGACAATTACAGGTtagattcaaattcaaaacagataagaaaatgtaaacaatgacATGGGCAATTAAACTAAGGCCCCCATAGCCCACATGGGAACCCCTAGGGCAGGCAAAAGGAAGTAAGGAGGCTATCCGGCCCTAACGGATAGCATTTCCGACGATTTTCCCAACTAAGTTATCAAGGTACCAACCTACGGTTTTAACCAGAAACATTTTCAGGACAGTGGGCACTAAAAGGCTGCGACATTCAAGTTTGCCCACAACTGAATGCGGGACGCACCGAGCCACatataaggaagaaaaaacatttctttgtaagGTTGACAAAAAAGCGGACATCACAGAAGGAACAGGAACATTGACGCTCCGACGTCAGCCGTTCACTCTGACGCCGTTAAGGGCATTAAAATTACACCCTGACCCGCCCTTCTAAGTCAGGGTGGATTTTCCAAACGTaacaatttgcatttttcttttaggaccaaccataagcgagttatagagttggatataaataatatttaacaaaaatttgctttaaataaaatgtttgaaaaaccgaaattaaactaaattaattgagtctaacactttagtagagaaaaaagaaaaaaacataaaagtcaccaaagtcttcagaatcgtttttagtcgtcatattaataacaataacattaataataataatactaatagtactaaatctgcttatatgcaagcgctttattaaggtaacagttttttggtttcttgcttatatctcgaaaacagttactcctatcaatttttatcttttttcaaaattaaagctgataaaatttcctacaaaatagttatgtgcatttttcttgtaggaccaaccataagcgagttatagagttggatataaataatatttaacaaaaatttgctttaaaataaaatgtttgaaaaactgaaattaaactaatttaattgtgtctaacactttagtagaggaaaaagaagaagacataaaagtcactaaaggtttcaaggttgtctttaatcgtcatattaataacaataacattaataataataatactaatagtactaaatttgcttatatgcaaacgcttaattaaggtaacagtgttttggtttcttgctcatatctcgaaaacagttactcctatcaatttttatctttttactaaaattcaagctgataaaatttcctacaaaataattatttgcattttttatgtaggactaaccataagcgagatataagattgaaaataattaatatttaaaaaagaagtgctttaacagaaaatgtcttgtgatttaaaatacacttaatttattaggtccaatactttattaaaaaaaaaagggggtgacatataagtcactgaagtcttcagagtcgattttaaatgctgcattttcgtcttcgtctcaaacattgaaaactgaattacatttttgttctgaaacggtaacagtttttactttggttttttgcttatatctcgaaaacagttactcctatcaatttttatctttctttcaaaattaaagctgataacatttcctacaaaatagttatttgcatttttcatgtaggactaaccataagcgagatatatgattgaaaataattaatatttaaaaaaaaagtgctttaacagaaaatgtcttgtgatttaaaatacacttaatttattgggtccaatactttattagaagaaaaaggaagtgacataaaagtcactgaaatcttcagagtcgtttttaaatgctgcagtttcgtcttcgtctcaaacattgaaaactgaattacatttttgttcagtaagagtcacagttttcttattggttttttgcttatatctcgaaaacagttactcctatcaatttttatctttctgtcaaaattaaagctgataaaatttcctacaaaatagttatttgcatttttcttgtaggaccaaccacaagcgagttatagagttggatataaataatatttaacaaaaatttgctttaaaataaaatgtttgaaaaactgaaattaaactaatttaattgtgtctaacactttagtagaggaaaaagaagaagacataaaagtcactaaaggtttcaaagttgtctttaatcgtcatattaataacaataacattaataataataatactaattgtactaaatttgcttatatgcaaacgcttaattaaggtaacagtgttttggtttcttgctcatatctcgaaaacagttactcctatcaatttttatttttttactaaaattcaagctgataaaatttcctacaaaatagttatttgcattttttatgtaggactaaccataagcgagatataagattgaaaataattaatatttaaaaaagaagtgctttaacagaaaatgtcttgtgatttaaaatacacttaatttattaggtccaatactttattaaaaaaaaaagggggtgacatataagtcactgaagttttcagagtcgattttaaatgctgcattttcgtcttcgtctcaaacattgaaaactgaattacatttttgttctgaaacggtaacagtttttactttggttttttgcttatatctcgaaaacagttactcctatcaatttttatctttctttcaaaattaaagctgataacatttcctacaaaatagttatttgcatttttcttgtaggaccaaccataagcgagttataaagttggatataaataatatttaacaaaaacttgcttaaaaataaaatgtttgaaatactgaaattaaactaaattaattgtgtctaacactttagtagagaaaaaagaaaaagacataaaagtcaccaaagtcttcagaatcgtttttagtcgtcatattaataacaataacattaataataataatactaatagtactaaatctgcttatatgcaagcgctttattaaggtaacagttttttggtttcttgcttatatctcgaaaacagttactcctatgaatttttgtctttctttcaaaattaaagctgataaaatattctacaaaatagttatttgcatttttcttgtaggaccaaccataagcgtgttatagagttggatataaataatatttaacaaaaatttgctttaaaataaaatgtttgaaaaactgaaattaaactaatttaactgtgtctaacactttagtagaggaaaaagaagaagacataaaagtcactaaaggtttcaaagttgtctttaatcgtcatattaataacaataacattaataataataatactaatagtactaaatttgcttatatgcaaacgcttaattaaggtaacagtgttttggtttcttgctcatatctcgaaaacagttactcctatcaacttttatctttttactaaaattcaagctgataaaatttcctacaaaataattatttgcattttttatgtaggactaaccataagcgagatataagattgaaaataattaatatttaaaaaagaagtgctttaacagaaaatgtcttgtgatttaaaatacacttaatttattaggtccaatactttattagaaaaaaagggggtgacatataagtcactgaagtcttcagagtcgattttaaatgctgcattttcgtcttcgtctcaaacattgaaaactgaattacatttttgttctgaaacggtaaaagtttttactttggttttttgcttatatctcgaaaacagttactcctatcaatttttatctttctttcaaaattaaagctgataacatttcctacaaaatagttatttgcatttttcttgtaggaccaaccataagcgagttataaagttggatataaataatatttaacaaaaacttgcttaaaaataaaatgtttgaaatactgaaattaaactaaattaattgtgtctaacactttagtagagaaaaaagaaaaggacataaaagtcaccaaagtcttcagaatcgtttttagtcgtcatattaataacaataacattaataataataatactaatagtactaaatctgcttatatgcaagcgctttattaaggtaacagttttttggtttcttgcttatatctcgaaaacagttactcctatgaatttttgtctttctttcaaaattaaagctgataaaatattctacagaatagttatttgcatttttcttgtaggaccaaccataagcgagttatagagttggatataaataatatttaacaaaaatttgctttaaaataaaatgtttgaaaaactgaaattaaactaatttaactgtgtctaacactttagtagagaaaaaaggaaaagacataaaagtcacaaaaggtttcagagttgtctttagttgtcatattaataacaataacattaataataataatactaatagtactaaatttgcttatatgcaaacgcttaattaaggtaacagtgttttggtttcttgcttatatctcgaaaacagttactcctatcaatttttatttttttactaaaattcaagctgataaaatttcctacaaaatggttatttgcatttttcatgtaggactaaccataagcgagatatatgattgaaaataattaatatttaaaaaaaaagtgctttaacagaaaacgtgttgtgatttaaaatacacttaatttattgggtccaatacttaattagaagaaaaaggaagtgacataaaagtcactgaagtcttcagagtcgtttttaaatgctgcagtttggtcttcgtctcaaaca
The sequence above is a segment of the Tribolium castaneum strain GA2 chromosome 9, icTriCast1.1, whole genome shotgun sequence genome. Coding sequences within it:
- the LOC135267096 gene encoding uncharacterized protein LOC135267096 translates to MDPHRLGRDELRYELLVRGFSDVRAETLSSLRRKLSELLRTESFGELVLDSSVKLDRVDELRIVNTKVVELKHSLEAVARLQKNSNDHRVFESKLRHLYGRVIRVQQSLSSETPDEAVENAIANILQELDDIDMSLNLKLSSADPSVAMGSLPSPIVEGAQGLPVQVRSHPQPPVPVYKWGITFTGEKDGLSVNAFIERVEEYRVARSCTEAQLTDSIIDLLGGSALIWYRSVRAEISTWTDFVQRLRAEFLPFDYETDLWGEIRSRVQSSSERVGNYFACMVNLFNRLPTKPTEEEKLKVLRRNISPYYIRGLGLSDVTSVQHLLELCKKLEVSKQYASVTRPAINQVNLLEPDLAGPGTSEPDIKLEPIESVCWNCNERGHYFSGCKKPRRQRFCYRCGKKDVVKSQCSCSSGNADGDRGKAGPRSQQ